The proteins below are encoded in one region of Sebastes fasciatus isolate fSebFas1 chromosome 16, fSebFas1.pri, whole genome shotgun sequence:
- the LOC141753362 gene encoding CAAX prenyl protease 2-like isoform X1 encodes MVEPERGPIMVVKQHAHTKCWVSVLSCLLLACLYVGSLYVWRSSLPRDHPSVIKHRCASVLLVSALSPVVVKAWMHWADVRVDASVWELMGVRLEGVVPAAVLPLLLTMVFYLGPLVHSAMDNTEGFTGELLSAVDVQSWRLCVGDVVWLRNQVVAPVTEELVFRGAMLPMLLPCTGPTAAVFMAPLFFGVAHFHHIVEQRRLRKDSMSVILLVSGMQFLYTTVFGAFTAFIFMKTGHVVGPVLCHSFCNSQGLPDISSALQHPQRSALLFSYLMGFLLFLVLLFPLTDPFFYGAIPICSLVAPAASTC; translated from the exons ATGGTGGAACCAGAACGTGGTCCTATAATGGTGGTGAAGCAGCACGCCCATACCAAGTGTTGGGTGAGTGTGCTGAGCTGCCTCCTGCTCGCCTGCCTGTACGTTGGCAGTTTGTACGTCTGGAGAAGCAGCTTACCCAG ggaccATCCCAGTGTGATAAAGCATCGCTGTGCCAGTGTACTGCTGGTCTCTGCTCTGTCACCTGTAGTGGTGAAGGCCTGGATGCACTGGGCTGATGTCAGG GTGGATGCGTCTGTGTGGGAGTTGATGGGAGTTCGTTTGGAAGGTGTGGTTCCTGCAGCCGTTCTGCCACTACTGCTAACCATG GTGTTTTATCTCGGGCCCCTGGTTCATTCTGCGATGGACAACACTGAAGGCTTCACCGGGGAACTGCTGTCTGCAGTAG ATGTTCAGTCGTGGAGGTTGTGTGTGGGAGATGTAGTGTGGCTCAGGAACCAGGTGGTGGCACCAGTGACGGAGGAGCTGGTGTTCAGAGGGGCCATGCTGCCCATGCTGCTCCCCTGCACAGGACCCACAGCTGCCGTTTTCATGGCTCCGCTGTTCTTCGGTGTTG CCCATTTCCACCACATCGTAGAGCAACGGCGCCTCCGCAAGGACAGTATGAGTGTCATCCTCTTGGTGTCAG GGATGCAGTTCTTGTACACGACTGTGTTCGGTGCCTTCACTGCCTTCATATTCATGAAAACTG GTCATGTTGTGGGTCCAGTTTTGTGCCATTCGTTCTGTAACAGTCAGGGCCTGCCTGACATCAGCTCTGCCCTGCAACACCCTCAACGATCAGCTCTACTCTTCTCGTATCTAATGGGGTTCCTTCTGTTTCTGGTGCTACTCTTCCCACTGACGGATCCCTTCTTCTATGGTGCCATTCCCATCTGCAGCCTGGTTGCCCCTGCAGCGTCTACATGCTag